Sequence from the Macaca thibetana thibetana isolate TM-01 chromosome 20, ASM2454274v1, whole genome shotgun sequence genome:
ATGGCCCAGACCCTCTAGGGCCCGCAGTGCCTACAGGGCAAGAATCGCATCTTCACAGTCCAGGGGTGCAGGCTGTTACTGCAGGGAGGGAAACCTCTGCCCACCAGCAACAGCACCCCTTGGTCCAGTCCCTCAACTCCTCCTTCTCAGGGTGGGGCTCATGGCCCTGCCCACCCCTCTGTGGCCAGGGGCACAGCTGCTCCTGTGACCTACAGAATGTCCCCTCCCTTTGGGGACCCCCTGCATTCCCTCCCATGCTGTCAGGGGGCAGCTCTTGCAACCCCAGTGaaccttcccctctccctccagcccTACCCTGCCCACCTGGCAGTTCTCTTACAGACTTGTCCCCAGAGCCCTATGGCCCTTTCATACCCAAGGCCTTGTGTGCTGGGTTACTTTTCTCAGGGACAAGAAAATAGCTTCCTGGCACAAGGGCACCCACCTGTCCAACCTCAGCCCCCATGTCCCCTCCCACACCTTGGCAAGGAGCAACGGCAACAAGGTTATACCTGTGAGGCTATAAAACAGGGCTTTGCATACCTGCATACATGCCCGCGGGACACTCCTGCAGGTATTTTAATACCTGCCTGCCCCTCACTGCTGAAACACCCAAAGCTGCATCTCAGGGAAGCCCCTGCCTGGGCTCCTCTTGCCTGCCTGGTCACCAGAGCTCAGCCCGGCCCTACCATCATGGCTTCAGTCTGGACTCCAGCCAGCCCCCATGTCACGCGGTGCTGAGGCCACCGTCTGTTCCAGGTGGGAGCCCGCCCGCTTGCATGGGGCCAGGGTGACCAGCTTGTTGGGCAGGGGTCCTCAAACCGGAGACGCCCTGAGGCTGTCAAGACTGCTGGGCACCCAGTTTCTGACTGAGCAGGTCTGGGTGGGGGTGCTCGCCTCCTTGGCAGTCCTCCCCACCCTGACTCAGGATGGCCCGCAAATTCCTGGTCACGCCCCCAGGAACAAATCCATTTGACTACTTAGGGAGCAGAGAGACAGGCAGACGCACACACGCTAGGCTCAGCCTGACCACCGGGGTTTTTCAGGcaaaaatgtttattctgcttttttcctTGGTGGGTGGGTCATCAGGCTGCTTTGGCTACGAAGCTCAGGCTCTGTGGCCTGGGCGGTCCGAGCAGCACAGAGCCCCACGGCTGCCCTTGGGCCTCAGGAGCAGCAAGGCACAGAGGTGAGACCTGCATCAGGTGACACGGCGGCGTGTGAGCACCGGAAAGGGAGAGGCGAGGTGCCTGCCATGCCTGGGGCACGGGGCCTCTTCAGGGATGGAGCAGCTCCAGTGTCTACTGAGAGGGCACAGCCTGACCCAAACACGCATCCCACAGCCAGTCCCTCGGGATATTCACGGCACGTGCAGCCAGCACACGGCTGCAACTCCACTAAGGACACCTGTGAGCAGCCGCAGGCTCAGCTCCAGAGCAGGCCCCACCCATCCTGCCGGGGGCTTCCTCACAGGGCCTGGACAAAGGAACCAAGTCACACCCCCCATGGTAGAGGATCCCCCTGCAGCTCCTGGAAGGGCTGGGAAGCTGGAGCTGTCTCAGGTTCCTGTTGAGGCCCTGAGGCTGCCCCAGGACCCAGTACCCTGAGTTCAATGACTCCTTGGGAGATGAAGGACAGGAGGAAAAGGGGGAATGGATTTCtacaggatggggtgggggatggcCTGTCCTGGGGATACCCTGGCTCCTTCTACGCACTGGCCTGGGGAGAAGCTGGCAAGGAGAGGGCACTGGGTAAGGATGGGGTGCTGCATGACCCAGTTCTGCCCAAGGTGGCCCAGGGAGACCACTATGAAGGCTGTCTGGTGTGAGCGGGACCCTGGTGGGGTGTAGAGTGAGACCGTGTGTGGGGACTCAGGGAGGACACTGGGCGGGAGAGAGGCCCAGGGTGTCCCCTCACCCATGCACGTCCCTGGGTGCAATCATGGAGGACTGGTAAGGCCGCTACTGCCCAGTGGCGACCATCACCAGGGTCAGGAGTGGGGGAGTCAGTGCGGAGACCCAGGAAGGGGCCCACTTCCCAGGACGTTTAGTGTCAGCAGGCGGAGTCTCTCCCACAGGCTCTGGCGGGCGTACCTCTACGCCTCCCTCCGGTACCGCAGCCGGGAGAACCGGTCCCTGATGGCCTGATCACTGTCTGGCTCACCCTCACCCAGGTGGACCACCCTGCTGCTTGGGACGAGGTCCCGCACCTTGTGCTTGATCACAGAGACCAGGCCGGGTGCCTCTGAGTCTGCTGGGCCTGTCAGGAGGATGTAGGCAGCATGGCGGCTTGGCTCAAACAGGACAGCTGCAGGGTGGAGGACACAGCTGTCAGGGCGGCTCGGGACCAGCCAGGACAGACCCCGCGGAAGACCCGGGTCCCTGGCCAAGGCCGCACTCACCATCGAAGGCGACAATGTGGGTAGAGACATTGGCCAGCTCCAGCAGCACACGTGGCAGGGTAGGGTGGAACATATACAGGCTATGCCGGGCCTCCCCGGTTTCCTGGAGCAAGAATCAGCAATGGGTCCCACGCCCCTCACTGAGCACTCCCACAGGACACTGCTGTCAGAGTGACCATTCCTGGAGCTCTGTGTTCACTAGGGGCCCTATCTGGGTCCCCGACATGCCAGCCCCAGCTCTGTGGCCACCTCCCAGGTCGTCTCGCCCAACCTGGTCCTGACCCTGGTCCTTGCCAGCGGCCACTCCCTTCAAGGCATGGCTGTGTGCTCCCCTATCCACCAAAGGCCATCAGCCCCTTCTCCCTGGACTCCTCTAAGGTCACCTTCCCTCAGCTTGCACCACCTCATCCTGATTGACTGTCACTGGACTTCAATTTATTTGAGGTTGCCCAGGCACCAATTAGCTTCTGGGCACTCCCAGGTGGAGCCCAAGGCTGGGTCTCTGGCCCTGGCTCCCAGCACGGCTGCTCCGAGGGCGGCTCCCGTACCGTCTCGCTGGTGCTGCCCAGCTCGTGGAGGCCCCAGAAGAAGAAGGCTGAGCGGTGGTCTGCGGTCGGCAGGCTGGCGGACAGTGGACCCCCAGGGAGGCTCGGGAGGGCTAGGCTACACAGGAGAGCTCCAGTGCCAAGGTCCAGGAACAGGatctggggagggaggggacacTGTGGGGGCCAACGTCGGGGCTACTGGGAAAACCTCAAGGCTTGCACGTGCCCTCAGCCACGCCAGCCCTGGAGGCAGATGCTCTGAGGGAGCCAGAACCTTCTCAGCGGCTCTGAGGGCAGCAGCCTCCTGGGCCACAGCCCCGTCTGCTTTCAGACCAGTCTGCCCTCAGCTAAGAACAAAGGTGCCACCTCCGAAGGAAGAACGGCAAACCTGTCTGTTGGTGCCGGTTCCGTTTTCAACGACTACAGCCAAGGTGTCTGGTTTGTAGTGGCCGAAGATGGGTTTTCTGGAACAATATGGAGGAAGCACTCACGAGGGGTCTCAGTGAGGAGACTGAGATGAAGGATGCACCCAGGAACAGGTCCGCTCTCAGTCTCCCATGGCCACATCTGGACCACAGCCCAGGACACAGAGCTGAAGTCTGGGGCACGAGGCAGCACCAAAGACAGGCAAGAGGCCCTGGCAGCAGTACACGGCCTCCGGCCCCACCCCCAGGGCTGTCTCATCAGCCAGTGGGACGTGCCCAGGGTGCTGGGGAGGGGTGCAGCACCTGCACGGCTCCTTGGGTAGACCCCGTACCTCAGGACATGGGCTGCCTTGGGCGTCCAGCGGGGTGTCAGCTCCTGCCCGTCCAACAGCACGAAGCCCTCTGAACCCACAAGGAGCACATCTGCGCCGGTGTTCCCCGGGACATGCATCAGGTAGCGCACTGCTCCCGAGCTAGACAGGAGAGTGGGAGAAAGGGGCGCCGGGTCCCTGGGGCAGCCTCAGACACCCAGTGGAGGCCCTGGCATCGTCCGTCTCAGGGTGCTCCTCTCAGGCCCCCATAACCCGTTTCTCAGTTCTACagcttgaaaagagaaaaaagacccCCACTTTCCATGGAGACAAAGACAGGCACAGCGCCGGGAACCTTTCCTCTCTTTGCTCTTTACTCGGCTGGTTTGACCATTTCTCACATCTGAACCCAGGGTGATCTCACGGCATCCCTAGCACCTCCCTGCCTGTGGGGCTGCTCCGGGCTCCACAGATTGTCCAAACACCGAGGCAGGGGAGCTGAGCCGTGGCGTGGGCGCTCTGCGTGGAGAAAGGCCGCGGCCCAGACCCACCTGTGGGAAAGCATCCTGCGGGTGGTGGCGTTGAGCATGCTCTCCCAGTGCGGGTCATTCTTGAACGGGCCGTCCCTCCCGGTCACCTTCTCGTAGAGACCCTTCACAGAGCAGCCGCAGAGGGAGCTTGCTGTTCAAAACACGGGAGGGCCTGAGGTCACCAGGGTCACGCTGTGAACCCGGACCAGGAGCACGTGGTGTCACATGGAGCCAGACCCCTGGGCTTCCTGACTCCAGCACCTCACGAGCAGAAGCAGGACCTGAGGAGCCGCAGGGCAGTCATGCTCCGCGAGGCCAGCCAGGGATGTGGCAGAAACAACGTACCGCAGGGAAAGAGGATGTAGTGGGCACCCGTCCTGGTGACGTGAAGGAGGAAGCCACTTTCTCCGTCCACACCAAGGCCGCCTCTGAGGCCAATCTGGTGCCCGGTGCTGCCTGAGTAGAGGTGGCCACTAACCTGCAATGACACAGGGCCCTAGGAAGAGAGGGACCTGAGCCTGGGGCGGGGCACTCTACCACGGGAGACGTGGAAGGGAAAGGGGCCCACAGGCTCTTGGGTTTGAGGAAAGGGGCGCTGACATCAGAGAGTCTGACACTGGTCAGTGCCTCCACACTGCATGGGGCACAGGAGGCAGCCTCAGTGCTCGCAGATGCTCCCAGCCCTCAGAGCTTCACCCCCAACACTGTAACAGCACAAATGGGAAGTGTGTGCTCCACCATTCTTGGGGAGGCCACAGAGCTACCTGGTAGAGGTGGAGCCCCCTCAGTATGCTGGGTCTATGGGAGTTGGGAACGTGGGGCTCTGGGAGAGTCCCCGACAAGTGGTCAGACCCAAATCCTGTCTGGGAAGTGGCAGCAGATGGGGAGGCAGAGGACGGCCGTGTGGCAGGTGGCTTTGGTGACTTGGGAGGAAAGCCAGGCTTGGCTGtacctcctcctgctcctgggtGAAAACCAGCAGGTCTGGGGCCCCATCACTGTCCACATCAGGCACCTGCAGCAGAGGGCTCAGGATGGACGCATTCCTGCTGAAGCTGCTGCTATGGTTCCACAGGGTTTCCCCTAAAATCAAGCACACGGTCACGGAACGTGGCCCTGAGTTCCCTTCAACAGCAGCCTGGCAACTGCATGGCCTGTGACAGGCAGGCTCCCGTTGAGGCATCACCCTTGTGACCCCATGGCTCGCCGCACACTCAGAGCAGAGATGCCAACAGGAGGGGAGGGCGGCACTCCTGTGCTTGTAAAGGAGCAGCACGCAGAGGTGGTGGACACACGTCCTGCCAGTGTATGGAGACTCGGTGGCAACACGCCAAATGCTGACAGCCTCATTCCTGGGAACCGCAGAGTTCccccttccttttctcctatCTGCGTGTCCTAGAACATCTAAAGCCAATGCTGACCCTCCCGCCCGAGTGGATGAAGCCTGACCTCACCCACCTCTAGAAGCCCCTGCCTcctgctggggttgcaggcatccCCTTGGTGCCATGCAGGCCCTGGCTGAGTggccccttcccctgccctccaCATAGAAGGCAAGAATGGAGGTGTGTGCTCGGAGGCGGACCTACTGACCACAGGTCCCAACGCAACTCCTTACGCACATACAATCTCatccaaaccttttttttttagacagatttcttgattcttaaaatatttccagcCTGTTCCTTATTCTCCTCCATATCCTTAAAATGACAACTTGTAAGGGAAATGTGAACATTCACCAAATCTAGGCACAGAATTCCTCCAGACCGTGATGAGGTGCAAGGAGCCCATACACACTCACACGGCCCTGCACACCATGCATTCTTTCCCTTGTGCTTCCATGCAGCTGGCTCCGCTGGGGCTCGGAGACCTGCACCCTCAGGCTTAGGGGCACAGACAGGCCCCAGTCTTCCCTGATGGGCTGACTGCAGGTTCATGTTCTGGGCTCGCCCTGGGCACTGCCACCACTGACACCCCAGGAACAGCTGGCGGCCAAGCCGCTCCTCCGCTCTGCTACCGCGTAGCAGGTGGCATCGGACTGCCCCTGTGTTACAGCCCACCAGCAAGGTGTAACGGGAGGTAACAGACACAGTGCAGCTGAAGGCAGCCGAGATGTGTGACTTCCATGGGCTTGCACCCTCACTTGCAGGTTCTCCCCATAACCTTCCTTCCCATCCAGCCACCCTCAAGATCACAGGGCTGAGCCTCATCGGGGCCTCCTGGCACTGGCCCTCAGTGAGAACCCCGCTGTCTGGCTGGCCTACCTGTGAACGAGTCGACTGCAATGAAAGAACCGGGTCTGCCCACAAGGATGCAGGCAGAAGGTGCCTCACTGCCTCTTGGTTGGGGCACAGCACACTCCACCAGGGCCACGTCTTGGGCCACAGGTCTCTCCCAGAGCGTGCTGCCGTTGGCCCCCGACACAGCAGCGGCAAAGGTGCAGGGAGAGGAAAAGCCTGTAGGAAGAGACAGCGACCCCTCACTGTTGCAGCCTCCGGGCAGGCGGGCCGGTCAGCTCCAGCATGTGCTCTGCCAGGCCTATCTTCCTCACATCTCTCCTAGgccacagcccctccctcccaggtGGATCCCCTTTATCTTGCAGGCTCCCGGGGCTCTAATGCTGACTCCACCGGGGCTCAGTGGCCAGGGCGGTGCTGGGGCTGGGCTTCCTGGCCTCTTTCTGGTCCTGCTAGGAAGGGTGACGAGATGCGTTGCACAGACACCACCAACTGTTTCCCCCAAACACTGTGAAAGTGAGAGGGTTACCCAAAACAACGGCTCCTCCTCCTACAGGGAGCTCCTTCTTTCTCACATAAAATGAAATTACCTTCATCCACACAGGATCGGTTGAAATTGTTGCTGCTGTTGgtgtttttataaagaaagagaacatCTTGGATCCTGTCCCCGTTTATGTCATCCACAGCCAGGAAATCATAGATAACTGAAAGAGAAAACCACAGACTATATACTCCACGGGCCATGTCTGGTTTCCAGGAATGATCAGGTCCAACACGACCTACTTCTCTGCTCCGTTGAACCTGCCCCTGTGAGGTCACCCAGCAAGGACAGTGGCTTCTTCCTCACTCGGATGAGTAATGTTCTTCCTAAACACAAGGGGTGGGACAACAATGCCCAGTGCTGAGCTTCAGCAAGGAACAAGCCGGACACCTGGGTGTTAAGAACGCGTGTTCTGTCACCTTCCGTTCATGAAGAAATCCCTCCCTAGACCAAATGGCATCTAGACAGTCCACACTCCATACTCATCAGGGTTTATACTTCCTTTCATTTAAGGACTCAAATGATAAACTTTACGCCCTAAAATCAAACACCAAAAGAATGGAgctggccaggggcggtggctcacgcctgtaatcccagcactttgggaggccaaggtgggcagataacaaggtcaggagattgagaccatcctggccaacatgtgaaaccctgtctctactaaaaatacaaaaaattagctgggtgtggtggcgtgtgcctgtaatcccagctactcgggaagctgaggcaagagaactgtttgaaccaggaggtggaggttgcagtgagccaagattgcaccactgcaatccagcagcctggagacagagtgagagtccatctcaaaaaaaaaaagaaaataaaaaaaccccaaaaaaatagactggtcgcggtggctcaagcctgtaatcccagcactttgggaggccgaagcaggcggatcacaaggccaggagactgagaccagcctggctaatatggtgaaaccccgtctctactaaaaataaagaaattagccgggcgtggtgacaggcgcctatagtttcagctacttgggaggctgaggcaggagaaatgcttgaacccaggagggggaggctgcagtgagttgagattgtgccactgcactccagcctgggcaacagaacgagactccatctaaaaataaataaataaatagagttgAACCCCGGCCctcctttttgtagagatggggactggctgtgttgcccaggctggccttgaactccaggcctcaagtgatcctcctgtctcagcctctgaaagtgctgggattacaggtgtgagccactgcatccagcatGAAGTTGGATCTTTACATCGtgcacaaaaatgaact
This genomic interval carries:
- the FAM234A gene encoding protein FAM234A isoform X2, with product MLDHQDLEAEVHPLKNEERKSQENLGNPSKNEDKLKSTPPQSRLSRCRTVAFFLSLFLCLFVVFVVSFVIPCPDRPASQRMWRIDYNAAVIYDFLAVDDINGDRIQDVLFLYKNTNSSNNFNRSCVDEGFSSPCTFAAAVSGANGSTLWERPVAQDVALVECAVPQPRGSEAPSACILVGRPGSFIAVDSFTGETLWNHSSSFSRNASILSPLLQVPDVDSDGAPDLLVFTQEQEEVSGHLYSGSTGHQIGLRGGLGVDGESGFLLHVTRTGAHYILFPCASSLCGCSVKGLYEKVTGRDGPFKNDPHWESMLNATTRRMLSHSSGAVRYLMHVPGNTGADVLLVGSEGFVLLDGQELTPRWTPKAAHVLRKPIFGHYKPDTLAVVVENGTGTNRQILFLDLGTGALLCSLALPSLPGGPLSASLPTADHRSAFFFWGLHELGSTSETETGEARHSLYMFHPTLPRVLLELANVSTHIVAFDAVLFEPSRHAAYILLTGPADSEAPGLVSVIKHKVSPLCLAAPEAQGQPWGSVLLGPPRPQSLSFVAKAA
- the FAM234A gene encoding protein FAM234A isoform X1; translation: MLDHQDLEAEVHPLKNEERKSQENLGNPSKNEDKLKSTPPQSRLSRCRTVAFFLSLFLCLFVVFVVSFVIPCPDRPASQRMWRIDYNAAVIYDFLAVDDINGDRIQDVLFLYKNTNSSNNFNRSCVDEGFSSPCTFAAAVSGANGSTLWERPVAQDVALVECAVPQPRGSEAPSACILVGRPGSFIAVDSFTGETLWNHSSSFSRNASILSPLLQVPDVDSDGAPDLLVFTQEQEEVSGHLYSGSTGHQIGLRGGLGVDGESGFLLHVTRTGAHYILFPCASSLCGCSVKGLYEKVTGRDGPFKNDPHWESMLNATTRRMLSHSSGAVRYLMHVPGNTGADVLLVGSEGFVLLDGQELTPRWTPKAAHVLRKPIFGHYKPDTLAVVVENGTGTNRQILFLDLGTGALLCSLALPSLPGGPLSASLPTADHRSAFFFWGLHELGSTSETETGEARHSLYMFHPTLPRVLLELANVSTHIVAFDAVLFEPSRHAAYILLTGPADSEAPGLVSVIKHKVRDLVPSSRVVHLGEGEPDSDQAIRDRFSRLRYRREA
- the FAM234A gene encoding protein FAM234A isoform X3, translating into MLDHQDLEAEVHPLKNEERKSQENLGNPSKNEDKLKSTPPQSRLSRCRTVAFFLSLFLCLFVVFVVSFVIPCPDRPASQRMWRIDYNAAVIYDFLAVDDINGDRIQDVLFLYKNTNSSNNFNRSCVDEGFSSPCTFAAAVSGANGSTLWERPVAQDVALVECAVPQPRGSEAPSACILVGRPGSFIAVDSFTGETLWNHSSSFSRNASILSPLLQVPDVDSDGAPDLLVFTQEQEEVSGHLYSGSTGHQIGLRGGLGVDGESGFLLHVTRTGAHYILFPCASSLCGCSVKGLYEKVTGRDGPFKNDPHWESMLNATTRRMLSHSSGAVRYLMHVPGNTGADVLLVGSEGFVLLDGQELTPRWTPKAAHVLRKPIFGHYKPDTLAVVVENGTGTNRQILFLDLGTGALLCSLALPSLPGGPLSASLPTADHRSAFFFWGLHELGSTSETETGEARHSLYMFHPTLPRVLLELANVSTHIVAFDAVLFEPSRHAAYILLTGPADSEAPGLVSVIKHKVFAG